One region of Thunnus albacares chromosome 20, fThuAlb1.1, whole genome shotgun sequence genomic DNA includes:
- the LOC122971311 gene encoding NADPH oxidase organizer 1-like, with amino-acid sequence MMTGDQRFAISVRIIGAVHRDSPKLKMFMISVLWSDETEVIVYRSFQDFKKFHRQLKKRFPNMNPLRKNDRVIPKFRGKARRSSLTQKGPKRSVQRMKFLESYCDLLLKCDQTVTQSSELTQFFMPKDYDLQPDFTKNSVMILLSDDLPEGSGGGGGDVTRQHAGSVTHPFVTQTYRCVATYETKDTKNRPFKVALDEKLDVLIKDPAGWWLVENEDKRLAWFPAPYLELWEGEEDDDTEFQLGGALYCAVKSYSTKKDDEVSVSIGSVVEVLRKSDNGWWLIRFNGKAGYIPSMYLQPYNNPRAGLYSLQRKLHSSTLNLLTSTEPQASYPHSTTEDNSTPQDSAGQSRGDANVSGRLQKARSLDVLSETRSQTALPAQAEQDTTTSESRARSMSSTSTESSFSNFSSGSESSSSSNGKVQRQKRTGRPAASHQSNVSDSGSSSPDLSLSDRRSSNTSSVSTGSSSVTPRMPPRPKTEEILTRCTTITRKAALATKTQIPPETIHSR; translated from the exons ATGATGACTGGTGACCAGCGCTTTGCAATCAGTGTCCGCATCATTGGAGCCGTCCATCGGGACTCACCAAAACTCAAG ATGTTCATGATATCTGTGTTATGGTCTGATGAGACTGAAGTGATTGTCTACAGGTCCTTCCAGGATTTCAAAAAATTTCAT aGGCAGCTGAAAAAGAGGTTCCCTAACATGAACCCATTGCGGAAAAATGACAGAGTGATCCCTAAATTCAGGG GGAAAGCCAGGAGGAGCAGCCTCACGCAGAAAGGACCCAAGCGATCTGTCCAACGGATGAAGTTCCTGGAGAGCTACTGCGACCTGCTGCTGAAGTGTGACCAAACCGTGACCCAGAGCTCAGAGCTCACACAGTTCTTTATGCCCAAAGACTATGACCTGCAGCCAGATTTCACCAAGAACAG CGTCATGATCCTGCTGTCGGATGATCTGCCTGAAGGttcaggtggaggaggaggggatgtTACCCGCCAGCATGCAGGCAGCGTCACCCACCCGTTCGTCACCCAGACTTACCGCTGCGTGGCCACTTATGAGACAAAAGACACCAAGAATCGCCCATTTAAAGTTGCCCTGGATGAGAAACTAGATGTCCTGATCAAGGATCCTGCAG GCTGGTGGCTGGTAGAGAATGAGGATAAGCGTCTGGCTTGGTTTCCTGCTCCCTACCTGGAGTTATgggaaggagaggaagatgatgacACCGAGTTCCAGCTGGGAG GTGCCCTGTACTGTGCCGTGAAGAGTTACTCGACTAAGAAGGATGACGAGGTGTCTGTGTCCATTGGCTCTGTGGTTGAGGTGCTGAGGAAGTCTGACAATGGCTGGTGGCTCATCAG ATTCAATGGCAAGGCGGGTTACATACCCTCCATGTACCTGCAACCATACAACAACCCTCGTGCAGGCCTCTACAGCTTGCAGAGAAAGCTGCATAGCTCCACCCTGAACCTGCTTACCAGCACAGAACCTCAGGCTTCTTATCCACACAGCACCACTGAAGACAACAGCACACCACAAGACTCTGCAGGTCAGTCCAGAGGTGATGCGAATGTGTCTGGGCGTCTCCAAAAAGCCAGATCCCTTGATGTTCTCTCTGAGACCCGGTCTCAGACTGCTCTGCCCGCCCAGGCTGAGCAAGACACCACAACATCAGAAAGCCGCGCTCGCAGCATGAGCAGCACAAGCACAGAGTCCAGCTTCTCCAACTTCTCCTCAGGCAGTGAATCGTCCTCAAGTTCAAATGGAAAAGTGCAGCGCCAGAAGCGCACTGGCCGACCTGCAGCCTCACACCAGTCTAATGTCAGCGACAGTGGGAGCAGCAGCCCCGATCTGAGCCTCTCTGACCGCCGCAGCTCCAACACTAGTTCTGTCAGCACTGGATCTTCCTCAGTCACTCCCAGGATGCCACCCAGACCCAAGACTGAGGAGATCCTGACCCGCTGCACCACTATTACCCGCAAGGCAGCTTTGGCCACCAAAACCCAGATCCCGCCGGAGACCATCCACAGCCGTTAA